Proteins from a single region of Phycisphaeraceae bacterium D3-23:
- a CDS encoding sugar ABC transporter permease, with amino-acid sequence MSKRFRQHPAWVPYFWAAPFLIVFAVFLAYPMLLSVKMAFHQNAGPRVAEFVGTKNFSWMVQDPLFWTAVRNTAVFAAASVFIQLPASLGLALLLNSPKLKARGFWRAIFFAPVLVGLPFVAILAGLVFEKNTGLLNVALHTLTSLEYQLPSFLGGQTLSVPFTFDIEFPWLQNYVMWTLIIAAFWMYVGFNMVYFLAALQNVDKSQLEAAEIDGANAWHRFVNVTLPAIRPIASFVLLLSLIGSFQLFELPYLLLNETAGPNNQGLTLVMYLYQQGFDRGDLGYASAVGWVLAIALFAFAVAQQFYGRLRGSDV; translated from the coding sequence ATGAGTAAACGATTCCGCCAGCACCCTGCCTGGGTGCCGTACTTCTGGGCCGCGCCGTTCCTGATCGTGTTCGCGGTCTTTTTGGCGTATCCGATGCTGCTGTCGGTGAAGATGGCGTTCCACCAGAACGCCGGGCCGCGCGTCGCCGAGTTCGTCGGCACGAAGAACTTTTCGTGGATGGTGCAGGACCCGCTGTTCTGGACCGCCGTCCGCAACACCGCCGTCTTTGCCGCGGCGAGTGTGTTCATCCAACTCCCCGCATCGCTAGGGCTGGCACTCCTGCTCAACAGCCCGAAGCTCAAGGCCCGCGGGTTCTGGCGCGCGATCTTCTTTGCGCCCGTCCTCGTGGGGCTCCCGTTTGTCGCCATCCTCGCGGGGCTTGTCTTCGAGAAAAACACCGGGCTCTTGAATGTCGCACTGCACACACTGACAAGCTTGGAGTATCAGCTGCCTTCATTTCTTGGCGGCCAAACACTTAGCGTACCTTTCACATTCGACATCGAGTTCCCCTGGCTCCAGAACTATGTCATGTGGACGCTCATCATCGCGGCGTTTTGGATGTACGTCGGGTTCAACATGGTCTACTTCCTGGCCGCGCTGCAGAACGTCGACAAGAGCCAACTCGAAGCCGCAGAGATCGACGGCGCCAACGCCTGGCACCGCTTTGTCAACGTCACGCTCCCCGCCATCCGGCCGATCGCGTCGTTCGTGCTCCTGCTCTCGCTCATCGGCAGCTTCCAGCTCTTCGAACTGCCCTACCTCCTTCTCAACGAGACCGCGGGCCCCAACAACCAGGGGCTCACGCTCGTGATGTACCTCTACCAGCAGGGATTCGACCGAGGCGACCTGGGCTATGCCAGTGCCGTGGG
- a CDS encoding ABC transporter substrate-binding protein, with amino-acid sequence MSRRHVTKCNARRARYPRSRSSIGASLPIGPAVILAIALASTLAVLVWPRAEREGLTFWTFAQHHARMYNPVIDAWNADLPPDDPRYQPVVLSTISTGALAQRTQAGFWAQTPTADLVEVEQPMMGRFAAGPVEDIGFYDLTDIIKQEGIDQRLNPASFAPWTSRGRIFGLPHDVHPVLLCYRADLVEAAGIDVNDIETWDDFERLMRPLIADLDDNGTSDRYLLGLWYTSLDDLQVLLLQAGGGTFDTDGNSLIASDANVQVIARVVSWCLGPDRIAIDAPEFSPSGNQLKLEGRVVAALMPDWLAGVWIDSMPALGGKLKLMPIPAWEPGGRRTSVRGGTMIAIPKTTSDFDAAWTFAKELYLSTDLARELFVSNHIISPMMDLWDEPYYAEPSDYFSGQQSGLAFIEQALDVPPRSSSPYHQIAMQRILDTSTRLHNYAQDNDVFDADALEAEAKRLLEATEAIMLQEMERNVFIAGGTSDE; translated from the coding sequence ATGTCGAGACGTCATGTAACAAAATGTAACGCTCGGCGGGCCCGATATCCCCGCTCGCGGTCCAGTATCGGGGCTTCGCTGCCCATCGGGCCCGCCGTCATCCTCGCGATCGCCCTGGCTTCGACCCTCGCGGTGCTGGTCTGGCCCCGAGCCGAGCGCGAGGGGCTGACCTTCTGGACCTTTGCCCAGCACCACGCCCGGATGTACAACCCCGTCATCGACGCGTGGAACGCCGACCTCCCGCCGGACGACCCCCGCTACCAGCCCGTGGTGCTCTCGACGATCTCCACCGGGGCCCTGGCCCAGCGCACCCAGGCCGGGTTCTGGGCCCAGACCCCGACCGCCGACCTCGTCGAAGTCGAGCAGCCGATGATGGGCCGGTTCGCCGCCGGGCCGGTCGAAGATATCGGGTTCTACGACCTCACCGACATCATCAAGCAGGAGGGCATCGACCAGCGGCTCAACCCCGCCTCGTTCGCGCCGTGGACCTCACGCGGCCGGATCTTCGGCCTGCCGCACGATGTCCACCCGGTCCTGCTGTGCTACCGCGCCGACCTGGTCGAGGCCGCGGGCATCGACGTCAATGACATCGAGACCTGGGACGACTTCGAGCGTCTGATGCGGCCGCTCATCGCCGACCTCGACGACAACGGGACGAGTGACCGATACCTGCTCGGGCTGTGGTATACCAGCCTGGACGACCTGCAGGTCCTGCTGCTCCAAGCCGGCGGTGGCACGTTTGATACCGACGGCAACTCGCTGATCGCGAGCGACGCGAACGTGCAGGTCATCGCGCGGGTCGTGAGCTGGTGCCTGGGCCCGGACCGGATCGCGATCGATGCGCCGGAGTTCAGCCCGTCGGGCAACCAGCTCAAACTCGAGGGCCGGGTCGTCGCCGCGCTGATGCCGGACTGGCTCGCGGGGGTGTGGATCGACTCGATGCCGGCGCTGGGCGGGAAGCTGAAGCTGATGCCGATCCCCGCGTGGGAGCCGGGCGGCCGACGCACGAGCGTGCGTGGCGGGACGATGATCGCGATCCCCAAGACCACGTCGGACTTCGACGCCGCGTGGACGTTTGCCAAGGAGCTCTACCTCTCGACCGACCTGGCGCGGGAGCTGTTCGTCTCGAACCACATCATCTCGCCGATGATGGACCTCTGGGACGAGCCGTACTACGCCGAGCCGTCTGACTATTTCTCGGGGCAGCAGTCGGGGCTGGCGTTCATCGAGCAGGCGCTGGATGTCCCCCCGCGCTCGTCGTCGCCTTATCACCAGATCGCGATGCAGCGCATCCTCGACACGTCGACCCGGCTGCACAACTACGCCCAGGACAACGATGTCTTCGACGCCGACGCGCTCGAGGCCGAAGCCAAACGCCTGCTCGAAGCGACCGAGGCGATCATGCTCCAGGAGATGGAGCGCAACGTCTTTATCGCGGGGGGCACGAGCGATGAGTAA
- a CDS encoding LacI family DNA-binding transcriptional regulator: MASVRQIAKQAGVSTATVSRVMNNSPQVSGEAKRKVMTVINGSNYMPTVGKKSTTNIAYLFTDSITLSSPYDAGVMAGLSAGLEQRRLDLLILNARTCRESGETFSQMFRRKGVQGVIVRTTAGTREVCKTILESGVPAVVLGDQIEGHEDVCVDVDSRDASRDAVEHLIGLGHRSVGFCTNIVDDKDHLDRFEGYREALANAGIEFDGRLMFRVPANRQGGEQFVRRLAAMVDRPSAVFVADPATCVGMLTEARRQGIDIPNDLSIVGFDDSEARFGTSPELTAVCQDSELLGRHAMAVLMSGLSSGPLDSDGARQLRAWLEVNATTAAVPATTEATD, from the coding sequence ATGGCCAGCGTCAGACAGATCGCCAAACAAGCCGGGGTTTCGACCGCCACCGTGTCCCGGGTGATGAACAACAGCCCGCAGGTCAGCGGCGAAGCCAAGCGGAAGGTGATGACGGTGATCAACGGCTCGAACTACATGCCGACGGTGGGTAAGAAGTCGACGACGAACATCGCATACCTCTTTACCGATTCGATCACGCTGTCGTCGCCCTACGACGCGGGCGTGATGGCCGGGCTCAGTGCCGGGCTGGAGCAGCGTCGGCTCGACCTGCTCATCCTCAATGCACGGACCTGCCGCGAGTCGGGCGAGACCTTCAGCCAGATGTTCCGGCGCAAGGGCGTCCAGGGCGTGATCGTTCGGACGACCGCCGGGACCCGCGAGGTGTGCAAGACGATCCTTGAGAGTGGTGTGCCGGCCGTGGTCCTGGGCGACCAGATCGAGGGCCACGAAGATGTCTGTGTCGATGTGGATTCGCGGGACGCGAGCCGGGACGCCGTCGAGCACCTCATCGGGCTGGGCCACCGCAGCGTCGGGTTCTGCACCAACATTGTTGACGACAAGGACCACCTCGACCGCTTCGAGGGCTATCGCGAAGCGCTTGCGAACGCCGGGATCGAGTTTGATGGCCGGCTGATGTTCCGTGTCCCGGCCAACCGGCAGGGCGGCGAGCAGTTTGTCCGCCGGCTTGCGGCGATGGTGGATCGGCCCAGCGCCGTGTTCGTCGCCGACCCCGCGACCTGTGTCGGCATGCTGACCGAGGCCCGCCGGCAGGGCATCGATATCCCCAATGATCTTTCCATCGTCGGCTTCGACGATTCCGAGGCGCGTTTTGGCACATCACCTGAGCTGACTGCGGTGTGTCAGGACTCGGAGCTGTTGGGTCGTCACGCGATGGCGGTCTTGATGTCCGGGCTGTCCTCGGGGCCTTTGGATTCCGACGGGGCGCGTCAATTGCGTGCCTGGCTCGAAGTCAACGCGACGACCGCCGCTGTGCCCGCAACGACCGAGGCGACCGACTAA
- a CDS encoding PEP-CTERM sorting domain-containing protein: protein MMIRKATTAVMMMAALALAGSASASLVNAGFETDDTSGGDTGTPTGWQGFNNNFTSSQSAPAFEGVNVVKMFGPFGGIGEASGIFQDVAASAGDNVVASVQAQNWSGDALGGNNFGAINIEFYDAAGAQLEVAFGDQIVAGSTQDVWMQLDASGVAPAGTTTARLVLLHVQNSDPVAGGSVFYDAASITVPEPGSLALLGLGGLALLRRRR, encoded by the coding sequence ATGATGATTCGCAAAGCAACAACGGCAGTGATGATGATGGCAGCGCTGGCCCTGGCCGGGTCCGCTTCTGCGTCACTGGTGAACGCTGGCTTCGAGACCGACGACACCTCCGGCGGCGACACCGGCACCCCGACCGGCTGGCAGGGTTTCAACAACAACTTCACCAGCTCGCAGTCGGCTCCTGCGTTCGAAGGCGTCAACGTCGTGAAGATGTTCGGCCCCTTCGGCGGCATCGGCGAAGCGTCGGGCATCTTCCAGGATGTCGCGGCCTCGGCCGGTGACAACGTCGTCGCCAGCGTCCAGGCCCAGAACTGGTCCGGCGACGCGCTGGGCGGCAACAACTTCGGCGCGATCAACATCGAGTTCTACGATGCCGCTGGTGCCCAGCTCGAAGTCGCCTTCGGCGATCAGATCGTTGCGGGTTCGACTCAGGACGTATGGATGCAACTCGACGCTTCCGGCGTCGCCCCCGCGGGCACGACCACCGCGCGTCTCGTCCTGCTGCACGTCCAGAACTCCGACCCCGTTGCCGGTGGCTCGGTCTTCTACGACGCCGCATCGATCACCGTCCCCGAGCCCGGCTCGCTCGCGCTGCTCGGCCTCGGTGGCCTGGCGCTCCTGCGTCGCCGCCGCTAA
- a CDS encoding prepilin-type N-terminal cleavage/methylation domain-containing protein — translation MTRQKNAFTLIELLVVISIIALLIGILLPALGAARRSARTMQCLSNQRGHGVGFIGYGLENKDLLPHSYYSIPDATEPTGFRQADWMVTITGYMTAEEATYQAGTEAVETFACPSAAISSGSKQYSSHPVLIPSLGFGAPDQQVKISSQLRTTEIMMSTDGAQVPNLNDDAAADAYQIYDADGMGDSTKWYYDSTDTDNDDAIAVGLNEDSNAAQGHIRWRHGDDTAINMLFLDGHAETLRQGDVLNENIRID, via the coding sequence ATGACCCGCCAGAAGAACGCCTTTACCCTCATCGAACTCCTGGTCGTGATCTCCATCATCGCGCTTTTGATCGGCATCCTCCTGCCCGCGCTGGGCGCGGCACGCCGATCGGCCCGCACGATGCAGTGCCTCTCCAATCAGCGCGGCCATGGTGTCGGGTTCATCGGCTATGGCCTCGAAAACAAAGACCTGTTGCCCCACAGCTACTACTCAATCCCCGACGCGACCGAGCCGACCGGCTTCCGTCAGGCGGACTGGATGGTCACGATTACGGGGTATATGACCGCCGAGGAAGCGACCTACCAGGCCGGCACCGAAGCGGTCGAGACGTTCGCCTGCCCCAGCGCCGCGATCAGCAGCGGCAGCAAGCAATACTCATCCCACCCCGTCTTGATCCCTTCACTCGGCTTCGGCGCGCCTGACCAGCAGGTCAAGATCTCCAGCCAGCTGCGAACGACCGAGATCATGATGTCGACCGACGGGGCCCAGGTCCCGAACCTGAACGACGACGCCGCCGCCGACGCGTATCAGATCTACGACGCCGACGGGATGGGCGACTCGACCAAGTGGTACTACGACTCGACCGACACGGACAATGATGATGCGATCGCGGTGGGTTTGAATGAAGACTCCAACGCCGCGCAGGGCCACATCCGCTGGCGTCACGGCGACGACACCGCGATCAACATGCTCTTCCTCGACGGCCACGCCGAGACCCTGCGGCAGGGCGATGTGCTCAACGAGAACATCCGCATCGACTGA
- a CDS encoding GH1 family beta-glucosidase yields MSFPQEFVWGAAAASFQIEGTSKSCPRGDSVWDAFCDTPGKVFEGHNGRRACMHIEKWREDVELMSELGLDAYRLSIAWPRIMPDGTGDVNEAGLDFYSDLVNELIAAGITPYVTLYHWDLPLKLQQQGGWLNPSIVAWFAEYTRVVVERLSDRVKHWITLNEPQCFVLLGNQTGVHAPGLQLPEADVLRIGHHALLAHGRAVQTIREVSDQPAQIGIAPIGVVSIPETERQVDIDAARKATFENAGDSLFSTTWWLDPVFKGRYPECGVHPRLKDMPPIAPGDMALINQPIDFCAFNLYQAGVVRAGADGEVEPVPYRAGYPVTAMDWPVTPAGIYWASRFLYERYESPLYITENGLSCRDWVSIDGKVHDPNRIDFLTRYLGYIGRACDEGIPVEGFFQWSIMDNFEWAEGYKDRFGMVYVDFDTLERIPKDSYHWYQGVIANNGGDIPAWQQCNFDSAQIATPTANPRQKLASMRETNRRSNRRVPKN; encoded by the coding sequence ATGAGCTTTCCGCAAGAATTTGTCTGGGGCGCCGCCGCGGCGTCGTTCCAGATCGAGGGGACGAGCAAGTCGTGCCCCCGGGGCGACAGCGTCTGGGACGCCTTCTGCGACACACCGGGTAAGGTGTTCGAGGGGCACAACGGCCGCCGCGCCTGCATGCACATCGAGAAGTGGCGCGAAGATGTCGAGCTCATGAGCGAGCTGGGATTGGATGCCTACCGCCTGTCGATCGCCTGGCCGCGCATCATGCCCGACGGCACGGGCGACGTGAACGAGGCGGGCCTGGATTTTTACAGCGACCTGGTCAACGAGTTGATCGCCGCCGGGATCACGCCCTACGTCACGCTCTACCATTGGGACCTCCCGCTCAAGCTCCAGCAGCAGGGCGGCTGGCTGAACCCGAGCATCGTCGCGTGGTTCGCCGAGTACACCCGTGTGGTCGTCGAGCGCTTGAGCGACCGGGTCAAGCACTGGATCACGCTCAACGAGCCCCAGTGCTTCGTACTCCTGGGCAACCAGACCGGCGTCCACGCGCCCGGGCTCCAACTGCCCGAGGCCGACGTCCTGCGCATCGGCCACCACGCGCTGCTCGCGCACGGCCGGGCGGTGCAGACCATCCGCGAGGTCTCCGACCAGCCCGCACAGATCGGCATCGCGCCCATCGGCGTCGTCTCCATCCCCGAGACCGAACGCCAGGTCGACATCGACGCCGCGCGGAAAGCCACCTTCGAAAACGCGGGCGACTCGCTCTTCAGCACCACGTGGTGGCTCGACCCGGTCTTCAAGGGCCGATACCCCGAGTGCGGCGTACACCCCCGGCTCAAGGACATGCCGCCGATCGCCCCCGGCGACATGGCGCTCATCAACCAGCCGATCGACTTCTGCGCCTTCAACCTCTACCAGGCCGGCGTCGTCCGCGCCGGCGCCGACGGCGAGGTCGAGCCCGTCCCCTACCGCGCGGGCTACCCCGTCACCGCGATGGACTGGCCCGTCACCCCGGCCGGCATCTACTGGGCCAGCCGATTCCTCTATGAACGCTACGAATCGCCGCTGTACATCACCGAGAACGGCCTGAGCTGCCGCGACTGGGTCAGCATCGACGGCAAGGTTCACGACCCCAACCGCATCGACTTCCTCACCCGCTACCTGGGCTACATCGGCCGGGCCTGCGACGAAGGCATCCCCGTCGAGGGGTTCTTCCAGTGGTCGATCATGGACAACTTTGAGTGGGCCGAGGGCTACAAGGACCGCTTCGGCATGGTCTACGTCGACTTCGACACGCTCGAGCGCATTCCTAAAGATTCGTACCACTGGTACCAAGGCGTCATCGCGAACAACGGTGGCGACATCCCAGCCTGGCAGCAGTGCAACTTCGACTCGGCGCAGATCGCGACGCCCACGGCGAACCCACGGCAGAAGCTCGCCAGTATGCGTGAGACGAATCGCCGCTCCAACCGACGCGTGCCCAAAAACTAA
- a CDS encoding PEP-CTERM sorting domain-containing protein: MMTRTLLAGLAALAVGASASADSISVNFAYVGDGADGTEVNGAAGLTGSAVWNNYNGDTAPGPMPVDNAATNALDNNGAATTADVSWSSQQTWSNGGGGSENQNLLDGYIDDNGALGVNVDVVEIPYAVYDVHVYFNHDGANGVVGLFDIDVNGTTHTTTGAFTQPQNGTIDAGNSITVSGLSGNLNLSQGERGAFDASVSNISGFEIVEVPEPGSLALLGLGGLALLRRRR, translated from the coding sequence ATGATGACGCGTACCCTTTTGGCGGGCCTCGCGGCCCTGGCGGTCGGGGCCTCGGCGAGTGCCGACTCGATCAGTGTGAATTTTGCGTATGTCGGCGACGGCGCTGACGGCACGGAAGTGAACGGCGCCGCCGGCCTCACCGGCTCGGCCGTGTGGAACAACTACAACGGTGACACCGCGCCCGGCCCCATGCCTGTCGATAACGCGGCCACCAACGCGCTGGACAACAACGGCGCGGCGACCACCGCCGACGTCTCCTGGTCTTCGCAGCAGACCTGGTCCAACGGCGGCGGCGGCTCGGAAAACCAGAACCTGCTCGACGGCTATATCGACGACAACGGTGCGTTGGGCGTCAACGTTGATGTCGTCGAGATCCCCTACGCGGTCTACGACGTCCATGTCTACTTCAACCACGACGGCGCGAACGGCGTGGTCGGCCTGTTCGACATCGATGTCAACGGGACCACCCATACCACCACCGGCGCGTTCACCCAGCCGCAGAACGGCACCATCGATGCCGGCAACAGCATCACGGTGTCCGGACTGTCCGGCAACCTGAACCTGAGTCAGGGCGAGCGTGGCGCGTTTGATGCAAGCGTCAGCAATATCTCGGGCTTCGAGATTGTTGAAGTCCCCGAGCCCGGCTCGCTCGCGCTGCTGGGCCTCGGTGGCCTGGCGCTGCTGCGTCGACGCCGCTGA
- a CDS encoding prepilin-type N-terminal cleavage/methylation domain-containing protein: MKRSAFTLIELLVVISIIALLIAILLPALGAAREGARAAQCKSNLHQMGIGQHALVTDNKLRLPGISTINWNGVERVGDAGWLSRGGDYNTIWNNAPQEGLMYEYMEAGDLYLCPSVQQGEPNFALTETGTGNGKFDYGMTNILSGAKLDLVPDDCLLRGDPASTPLIVEEDVDAFVNSFYLDAAHGFDDLSSVVHSSDTGNYVALDGSVHVVEDGAKADTDWMIELTNGNLSTFERVEEYGYWNRAH, from the coding sequence ATGAAACGCAGCGCCTTCACCCTCATCGAACTGCTGGTCGTGATCTCCATCATCGCGCTGCTCATCGCGATCCTCCTGCCCGCGCTGGGGGCGGCACGCGAGGGCGCACGCGCCGCGCAGTGCAAGTCCAACCTCCACCAGATGGGCATCGGCCAACACGCGTTGGTCACCGACAACAAGCTCCGCCTCCCCGGCATCTCCACCATCAACTGGAACGGCGTCGAACGCGTCGGCGACGCCGGCTGGCTCTCGCGAGGCGGCGACTACAACACAATCTGGAACAACGCGCCTCAAGAAGGACTCATGTACGAGTACATGGAGGCCGGCGACCTCTACCTCTGCCCTTCGGTCCAGCAAGGCGAACCCAACTTCGCCCTGACAGAGACCGGCACGGGCAACGGCAAGTTCGACTACGGCATGACCAACATCCTCTCGGGCGCTAAGCTCGACCTCGTCCCCGACGACTGCCTGCTCCGCGGCGACCCGGCCTCGACCCCGCTCATCGTCGAAGAAGACGTCGACGCGTTTGTCAACAGCTTCTACCTCGATGCGGCCCACGGCTTCGACGACCTCAGCTCGGTCGTCCACAGCTCGGACACCGGCAACTACGTCGCGCTCGACGGCAGCGTGCATGTGGTCGAAGACGGCGCGAAGGCCGACACCGACTGGATGATCGAACTGACCAACGGCAACCTCTCTACCTTCGAACGCGTGGAAGAGTACGGCTACTGGAACCGGGCGCACTAA
- a CDS encoding amidohydrolase family protein translates to MPQPTIDSHHHLWDYNPSQYGWIDPATMGVLAHDYTFDDLCDAAGPCGLVGTVAVQAQQTLAETDQLLDIAQSNEQCLGVVGWAPLRDPEIGSVLERYRDTPNLKGLRHVVQDEPDGFMLDPAFQHGVSLLQDAGLVYDILIFGRQLREAIQLVDRFPQQPFVLDHAAKPTIRADHFDQDWANQIARLAKRPNVVCKLSGLVTEVRDPTWDVQLLRPYIELVVEAFGIDRVLFGSDWPVCLLKSSYLDWHTAVETIASGFSPPERQRFFHDNTVAAYCLDTPDAPCSA, encoded by the coding sequence ATGCCACAACCGACGATCGATAGCCACCACCACCTCTGGGATTACAACCCGTCGCAGTACGGGTGGATCGACCCGGCCACGATGGGTGTGCTCGCGCACGACTACACGTTTGACGACCTGTGCGATGCGGCGGGGCCATGCGGGTTGGTCGGCACCGTCGCGGTGCAGGCCCAGCAGACCCTCGCCGAAACAGACCAGCTGCTCGATATCGCGCAATCGAACGAACAATGCCTCGGCGTCGTCGGCTGGGCCCCGCTACGCGATCCTGAGATCGGCTCGGTCCTTGAACGTTACCGCGATACACCCAACCTCAAGGGCCTACGACACGTCGTCCAGGACGAGCCTGACGGCTTCATGCTCGACCCGGCGTTTCAGCACGGCGTGTCGCTGCTCCAAGACGCCGGGCTGGTCTACGACATCCTGATCTTCGGCCGACAACTCCGCGAGGCCATCCAACTCGTCGATCGTTTCCCCCAGCAGCCCTTCGTCCTCGACCACGCCGCGAAGCCCACGATCCGCGCGGACCATTTCGATCAGGACTGGGCCAACCAAATCGCGCGACTCGCCAAACGGCCCAACGTCGTGTGCAAGCTGTCCGGACTCGTCACGGAGGTGCGCGACCCGACCTGGGATGTGCAACTGCTCAGGCCTTATATCGAACTCGTCGTCGAAGCATTCGGCATCGACCGCGTCCTGTTCGGCAGCGACTGGCCCGTCTGCCTGCTGAAGTCAAGCTATCTCGACTGGCACACGGCGGTGGAAACGATCGCCTCCGGCTTTAGCCCCCCGGAACGGCAGCGATTCTTCCACGACAACACAGTTGCCGCTTACTGCCTCGACACCCCAGACGCGCCTTGCTCCGCATGA
- a CDS encoding RbsD/FucU family protein, translated as MLRGELIHPDILRVVAAAGHHARILIADGNYPGSSKRGPDAEVVYLNLAPGVVTCNQVLAALLTAVPIEAINTMQYATDGPYGLSEDPPVWSEYEQTLSDAGVELALQPVEKWAFYEQVMSPDHVLTIQTADQQTWANVLLTVGAINPA; from the coding sequence ATGCTCAGAGGCGAACTGATCCACCCCGACATCCTCCGTGTCGTCGCCGCAGCCGGCCACCACGCGCGCATCCTGATCGCGGACGGCAACTACCCCGGCTCGTCCAAGCGCGGGCCCGACGCCGAGGTCGTCTACCTCAACCTCGCGCCCGGCGTCGTGACCTGCAACCAGGTGCTCGCCGCACTGCTCACCGCCGTGCCGATCGAAGCCATCAACACGATGCAGTACGCCACCGACGGGCCCTACGGCCTGAGCGAAGACCCGCCCGTCTGGAGCGAATACGAGCAGACGCTGAGCGACGCCGGCGTAGAGCTGGCCTTGCAGCCCGTCGAGAAGTGGGCCTTCTACGAGCAGGTGATGAGCCCCGACCATGTGCTCACGATCCAGACCGCCGACCAGCAGACGTGGGCAAACGTGCTGCTCACCGTCGGCGCGATCAACCCGGCATAA
- a CDS encoding tagaturonate epimerase family protein, translated as MTTTNQTATLLGIEPSFGFGDRIGLATPGHVLAMKQAGNGILPIFPQQSIREMARTVREPDAVMADALRAAHSAGWDGPIGADADHLKTHDDVDRTAAAGFTFFTIDPSDHVDEQADTYDAATLNTKFDAVKGDIEWYDRYLGREVTLPNDTTIRFDEEACKRCAVKYGRAIVEACNLAAYIDQAHEKLGRGYEIELSVDETDQPTTLAEHYIVADQCLSHGMKLVSLAPRFIGELEKGVDYIGDITALEASLADHNAIAKALGPYKLSLHSGSDKVSMYPALARATQGRFHVKTAGTSYLEALRVVARHDENLFRQVVTFARGRYDTDKATYHVHATVAGTPTPESLPDAVSLEREYLELWDEVPEGKGFTKPGRQVLHCTFGSVLTDPTLGQAVRSVLESHPETYEAVLADHFARHLNALREGM; from the coding sequence ATGACCACGACGAATCAGACCGCCACCCTCCTGGGCATCGAGCCGAGCTTCGGCTTCGGCGACCGCATCGGGCTCGCGACGCCGGGCCACGTGCTCGCGATGAAGCAGGCCGGCAACGGCATCCTCCCGATCTTCCCGCAGCAGTCGATCCGCGAGATGGCGCGCACCGTGCGTGAGCCCGACGCCGTCATGGCCGACGCGCTACGCGCAGCGCATAGCGCCGGCTGGGACGGCCCGATCGGCGCGGACGCCGACCACCTCAAGACGCACGACGACGTCGACCGCACCGCCGCAGCCGGGTTCACCTTCTTCACCATCGACCCCTCCGACCACGTCGACGAGCAGGCCGACACCTACGACGCCGCGACACTCAACACGAAATTCGACGCGGTTAAAGGCGACATCGAGTGGTACGACCGCTACCTCGGCCGCGAGGTCACGCTGCCCAACGACACCACGATCCGCTTCGATGAAGAGGCGTGCAAGCGCTGCGCCGTGAAGTATGGCCGCGCCATTGTCGAGGCCTGCAATCTCGCCGCCTACATCGACCAGGCCCACGAAAAGCTCGGCCGGGGCTACGAGATCGAGCTCAGCGTCGACGAGACCGACCAGCCCACGACCCTGGCCGAGCACTACATCGTCGCCGACCAGTGCCTGAGCCACGGGATGAAGCTCGTCAGTCTCGCGCCACGATTCATCGGCGAGCTGGAAAAGGGCGTGGACTACATCGGTGACATCACTGCGCTCGAGGCCTCGCTCGCCGACCACAACGCGATCGCCAAGGCGCTTGGGCCATACAAGCTCAGTCTGCACTCGGGCTCGGACAAGGTCTCGATGTACCCCGCCCTGGCCCGCGCGACCCAGGGCCGGTTCCATGTCAAGACCGCCGGGACGAGCTACCTCGAAGCGCTGCGTGTCGTCGCCAGACACGACGAAAACCTCTTCCGCCAGGTCGTGACCTTCGCGCGCGGGCGTTACGACACCGACAAGGCGACCTACCACGTCCACGCAACCGTCGCGGGGACGCCGACACCCGAGTCGCTGCCCGACGCCGTCTCGCTGGAGCGCGAGTACCTCGAACTTTGGGACGAAGTGCCGGAGGGCAAGGGTTTCACCAAGCCCGGCCGACAGGTCCTGCACTGCACCTTCGGCTCGGTGCTCACCGACCCGACACTGGGCCAAGCAGTACGCTCGGTCCTTGAAAGCCACCCGGAGACATACGAGGCGGTCCTGGCCGACCACTTCGCACGCCACCTCAACGCGCTGCGTGAAGGGATGTAG